The following are encoded together in the Zingiber officinale cultivar Zhangliang chromosome 8A, Zo_v1.1, whole genome shotgun sequence genome:
- the LOC122011028 gene encoding transcription termination factor MTERF8, chloroplastic-like: MLQSLVRRHAFLPSTQLHRAFFSTGTSVSASGATASPDPHFLVEYLVDTFGFSADDASKVSKLLPRIQSTEKPDAVLGFFRSQGLDGANLRRILAWKPGLLCWDVETNLAPKFKILREMGLSESDIINVVRMHPMVIGFKSHNTLLLKLKTWESLFGSREILLKNLRRSGWFLCSNFDNVVRNMNFLQDECGIPEDRVSFVIKNHPSFIVPNPDALRALVDRADGIGIPRGSGMYLWILFVLHGVSKEKFEAQVKLMNSFGLSNSDFNTAVQKHPTFLWSSTEALRRKMEFLIKDVGIAPLDIAYHPSPLGLSLEKRLIPRFRVMEILKSEGLWESTKKLHRFFLLSGPIFLQKYVLPYQDKLPKLLEVL, translated from the coding sequence ATGCTTCAATCCCTGGTCCGCCGCCATGCCTTCCTTCCTTCGACCCAACTCCACCGCGCCTTCTTCTCCACCGGCACATCCGTCTCCGCCTCAGGCGCCACCGCTTCTCCCGATCCCCACTTCCTGGTCGAGTACCTCGTGGATACATTCGGGTTCTCCGCCGACGATGCTTCCAAGGTCTCCAAGTTACTCCCTCGTATTCAATCCACCGAGAAGCCCGACGCCGTTCTTGGATTCTTCAGATCTCAGGGCCTTGATGGTGCTAATCTGAGAAGGATACTAGCTTGGAAACCAGGATTGCTCTGCTGGGATGTGGAGACGAACCTCGCTCCGAAGTTTAAAATTTTACGCGAAATGGGATTATCTGAATCTGACATCATCAATGTCGTTCGGATGCACCCTATGGTTATTGGCTTCAAGAGCCATAACACGCTTCTCCTCAAATTGAAGACTTGGGAAAGTTTATTTGGATCGAGGGAGATCCTCCTCAAGAATCTCCGGAGGAGTGGATGGTTTTTGTGCAGCAACTTTGACAATGTAGTGCGCAACATGAACTTCTTGCAGGACGAATGTGGTATTCCTGAAGACCGGGTTTCTTTTGTCATTAAAAACCACCCCAGCTTCATCGTGCCAAACCCTGATGCCCTTCGGGCTCTAGTAGATAGAGCTGATGGGATTGGAATTCCCCGTGGATCCGGGATGTACCTCTGGATCCTTTTTGTGCTGCACGGGGTCAGCAAAGAAAAATTTGAGGCCCAAGTTAAGCTCATGAACagttttggtttgtcgaactctGATTTCAATACTGCAGTCCAGAAACATCCAACTTTTTTATGGAGTTCCACAGAGGCATTGCGGAGGAAGATGGAATTTCTTATCAAGGATGTCGGGATTGCACCTTTAGACATTGCTTACCACCCGTCGCCTTTAGGATTAAGTTTGGAAAAGAGGTTGATTCCTcgatttcgtgtgatggagatATTGAAATCTGAAGGGTTATGGGAGTCGACAAAGAAGCTACATAGATTTTTCTTATTGTCTGGTCCAATCTTTTTGCAGAAGTATGTGCTCCCTTACCAAGATAAATTACCCAAACTGCTTGAAGTCTTGTGA